The Gadus macrocephalus chromosome 20, ASM3116895v1 genome includes a region encoding these proteins:
- the LOC132449140 gene encoding gamma-crystallin M1-like: MMGKITFYEEKNFQGRSYECMSDCSDMSSYMSRCQSCRVESGCFMLYEKNNYMGQQFFMRRGEYNDMHRMQSMGMMFDNIRSCRMIPFHRGQFRMKIYERENFVGQFNEMMDDCDNIQDRYRMSDCQSCHVMDGHWLMYEQPHYKGRMMYMRPGEYRSFKEMMSCQRFMSMRRITDMC; encoded by the exons ATGATGGgcaag ATCACTTTCTACGAGGAGAAGAACTTCCAGGGTCGCTCCTATGAGTGCATGAGCGACTGCTCCGACATGTCTTCCTACATGAGCAGGTGCCAGTCCTGCAGGGTGGAGAGCGGCTGCTTCATGCTCTATGAGAAGAACAACTACATGGGCCAGCAGTTCttcatgaggaggggagagtacaACGACATGCACCGCATGCAGAGCATGGGAATGATGTTTGACAACATCAGGTCCTGCAGAATGATCCCCTTT CACAGAGGCCAGTTCAGGATGAAGATCTACGAGAGGGAGAACTTCGTTGGTCAGTTCAATGAGATGATGGACGACTGTGACAACATCCAGGATCGTTACCGCATGTCCGACTGCCAGTCCTGCCACGTGATGGACGGCCACTGGCTGATGTACGAGCAGCCCCATTAcaagggcaggatgatgtacatGAGGCCCGGAGAGTACAGGAGCTTCAAGGAGATGATGAGCTGCCAGAGGTTCATGAGCATGAGGCGTATCACTGACATGTGTTAA